A genomic segment from Nicotiana tabacum cultivar K326 chromosome 7, ASM71507v2, whole genome shotgun sequence encodes:
- the LOC142162042 gene encoding uncharacterized protein LOC142162042, producing MHDFIMAENSKLWDVICDGPFIPSKKVRDPALIVPKTRKEFNDGDRKAMEKYYRAKKILVRGIGPDEYNRTSACQSAKEIWEDLQTAHEGPTQLFRMNDDESIQDMHTRFTSIINELHSIGEIIPRNKLMSKIHNVLPSSWESKVNTITEAKDLQALTIDELFENLKTYEMKKKKDSERR from the exons ATGCATGACTTCATCATGGCTGAAAACTCCAAGCTGTGGGATGTCATATGTGATGGTCCTTTTATTCCTTCCAAAAAGGTCAGAGATCCAGCGCTAATAGTGCCCAAGACAAGGAAAGAGTTCAACGATGGTGACAGGAAAGCCATGGAGAAATATTATCGTGCCAAGAAAATTTTAGTGCGTGGTATAGGTCCTGATGAATACAACAGAACTTCAGCTTGCCAATCTGCAAAAGAGATATGGGAAGATTTACAAACAGCACATGAAGGACCTACTCAA CTCTTCAGAATGAATGATGATGAATCCATTCAAGATATGCACACTCGATTCACTTCCATTATAAATGAGCTACACTCTATTGGTGAAATCATTCCTAGGAACAAGCTCATGAGTAAGATTCACAATGTTCTGCCCAGCTCCTGGGAGAGCAAGGTGAACACTATTACTGAAGCAAAGGATTTGCAGGCGCTGACTATAGATGAGCTGTTTGAGAATCTGAAGacctatgaaatgaagaagaagaaggacagtGAGAGAAGATGa